In Salinisphaera sp. T31B1, the following are encoded in one genomic region:
- a CDS encoding IclR family transcriptional regulator C-terminal domain-containing protein yields the protein MSGRGAERILSLIEWMAEQPSSVAFMDAVRQLDLPKSSALSLFRLLTEQGYARRGTDGRYVLLRLPGEASAERRRWGVLKRQAQAPLQAAVDTLGESGFIAVLEDDLNVRYLLKLLPAREIRYDRDITIERRPHRVSSGLILLGGLSDDDIAAYAAQEAQAGRLDEPTKALIKRIHTAREAGIQSNPRGVVEGAAGVAAPITDGQGRIVAALNVAGPADRLAEDIGRVERVVREAASAVSQAMAAASASPSIASKEPRS from the coding sequence TTGAGCGGTCGCGGCGCGGAACGCATTCTGTCCTTGATCGAGTGGATGGCCGAGCAGCCGTCATCGGTCGCGTTCATGGACGCGGTCCGTCAACTCGATCTGCCCAAAAGCAGTGCGCTGTCGCTGTTTCGACTGTTGACGGAACAGGGCTATGCCCGGCGTGGGACCGATGGCCGCTACGTGCTGCTGCGCCTGCCGGGCGAGGCGAGCGCTGAACGCCGTCGCTGGGGGGTGCTCAAACGCCAGGCACAGGCGCCGCTCCAGGCGGCTGTCGACACTTTGGGTGAGAGCGGCTTCATCGCGGTTCTCGAAGACGATCTGAACGTGCGCTATTTGCTGAAGCTGCTGCCGGCGCGAGAGATCCGCTACGACCGGGATATCACCATCGAGCGCCGTCCGCATCGCGTGTCTTCCGGCTTGATATTGCTGGGCGGGCTGAGCGACGACGACATCGCCGCCTATGCAGCGCAAGAAGCCCAGGCGGGCCGGCTGGACGAACCGACGAAGGCTCTCATCAAGCGTATTCACACGGCGCGCGAAGCCGGCATACAGAGCAATCCGCGCGGCGTGGTCGAAGGTGCGGCCGGCGTTGCGGCGCCCATTACCGATGGTCAAGGGCGCATCGTCGCCGCGCTCAACGTGGCCGGACCCGCCGATCGCCTCGCTGAAGATATCGGCCGTGTCGAACGCGTCGTACGCGAAGCGGCCAGCGCCGTCAGCCAGGCCATGGCCGCGGCCTCGGCGTCGCCATCCATTGCAAGCAAGGAACCCCGCTCATGA
- a CDS encoding CoA transferase: MSVAQHWHKKSFSPQARGPLDGVRVLDLSRLVAGNMTSLQLADFGADVVKIEPRAKGDPLRAWKQGGQATFWKTYGRNKRSLAVDFRTDGALALIKRLMSRADVMIESFRPGTLEKMGLGPDVLEHDFPHLVMLRISGFGQTGPYSPRPGFGTLVEAMSGFAHRNGEPDGDPLLPPLALADMISGLYGANAVMMALRARDTDGHGQIIDVSLLESMVSVLGPEPLDYALTGRPKPRVGNGSNTSSPRNVYQSADGCYIAISASIQRTAERLFEAIGRADMNDDPRYATNEARVARREEVDAIVGGWIGERTRDQVMDVFARKGITAAPVYGVDDIVDDAHFIEREIFVDIPDEDLGQATTHSPLPRLSRTPGSLRRPAPRLGEHSAEILAEAGYSENEYNALLTDGTVYSVKRRSE, from the coding sequence ATGAGCGTCGCCCAGCACTGGCACAAGAAGTCGTTTTCGCCACAGGCACGTGGCCCGCTCGACGGGGTGCGGGTACTGGACCTGTCACGGCTGGTGGCCGGGAACATGACCTCGCTGCAACTCGCGGATTTCGGCGCCGATGTCGTCAAGATCGAGCCGCGGGCCAAGGGTGATCCCTTACGGGCCTGGAAGCAGGGCGGGCAAGCGACCTTCTGGAAGACCTACGGACGCAACAAGCGCTCGCTGGCGGTAGATTTCCGTACCGATGGTGCGCTGGCGCTGATCAAGCGCTTGATGAGCCGTGCGGATGTCATGATTGAAAGCTTTCGTCCGGGCACGCTGGAAAAGATGGGGCTTGGGCCGGACGTCCTCGAGCACGACTTCCCGCACCTGGTCATGCTGCGTATCTCCGGCTTTGGCCAGACCGGACCCTACAGCCCGCGTCCGGGTTTCGGAACGCTGGTCGAAGCGATGTCGGGCTTTGCCCATCGCAACGGTGAGCCCGATGGAGATCCCTTGCTGCCGCCGTTGGCGCTCGCCGACATGATTTCCGGGCTCTACGGCGCAAACGCGGTGATGATGGCGCTGCGCGCTCGCGATACCGACGGCCACGGACAGATCATCGACGTTTCGCTGCTCGAATCGATGGTGTCGGTGCTCGGGCCGGAGCCGTTGGATTACGCACTGACGGGCAGGCCCAAGCCAAGGGTGGGCAACGGGTCGAACACCTCGAGCCCGCGCAATGTCTATCAGAGCGCCGATGGGTGCTATATCGCCATATCGGCCTCGATTCAGCGCACGGCCGAGCGTCTTTTCGAAGCGATCGGCCGTGCCGACATGAACGACGACCCGCGCTATGCGACCAATGAGGCACGGGTTGCACGCCGCGAGGAAGTCGACGCGATCGTAGGCGGCTGGATTGGTGAGCGAACGCGTGATCAGGTCATGGACGTGTTCGCTCGCAAAGGGATTACGGCAGCGCCGGTCTACGGCGTCGACGATATCGTCGACGACGCGCATTTCATCGAGCGCGAAATATTCGTCGATATCCCCGACGAGGATCTGGGTCAGGCGACAACGCATTCGCCCCTGCCGCGCCTGTCGCGCACTCCAGGCTCATTGCGCCGGCCCGCGCCGCGCCTGGGCGAGCATTCCGCCGAGATTCTCGCCGAAGCTGGTTATTCCGAGAACGAATACAACGCCCTGTTGACCGACGGCACCGTGTATTCGGTTAAGAGGCGGTCCGAATGA
- the mutY gene encoding A/G-specific adenine glycosylase, translated as MSACERDTPPAHIAGPLLRWFDDHGRHDLPWQHPRSAYRVWVAEIMLQQTQVVTVVDYFNAFMTRFPDIQTLAAADNDAVMAHWAGLGYYARARNLHAAAKRVVAEHGGRFPTSVEQLMRLPGIGRSTAGAIVAQAFGIWAPILDGNAKRVIARLAAVTETPGTAAFEKPLWRLAERYTPNRRITDYTQAIMDLGATVCTRARPQCTRCPLHKDCLAARYDLQPRIPAPRKRKARPQREVTVIVASDDQGRILLEKRPPSGIWGGLWSLPEQEADLSIVAFCRHRLGIEIEPGARLSPIAHAFTHFELLIHPQKVQVIGSARIMDSSLQWYARDRLPGLPAPMARVLDTHQHAFAL; from the coding sequence TTGAGCGCTTGCGAGCGCGACACGCCGCCGGCGCATATCGCCGGGCCCTTGCTGCGCTGGTTCGATGACCACGGTCGGCACGATCTGCCCTGGCAGCATCCCCGTAGCGCGTATCGTGTCTGGGTTGCAGAAATCATGCTCCAGCAGACCCAGGTCGTCACGGTCGTCGACTACTTCAACGCGTTCATGACGCGGTTTCCGGATATACAGACGCTGGCCGCGGCAGACAACGATGCGGTGATGGCACATTGGGCGGGGCTGGGCTACTACGCTCGAGCGCGTAATCTGCATGCGGCGGCCAAGCGTGTGGTCGCCGAGCACGGAGGCCGCTTTCCGACCAGCGTCGAGCAACTGATGCGGCTGCCGGGCATCGGCCGGAGTACCGCCGGCGCAATCGTCGCGCAGGCTTTTGGCATCTGGGCGCCGATCCTGGACGGCAACGCCAAACGCGTGATCGCGCGGCTGGCGGCTGTCACCGAAACACCGGGTACGGCCGCCTTCGAAAAGCCGCTCTGGCGGCTGGCCGAGCGCTATACCCCAAACCGGCGCATCACCGACTACACCCAGGCGATCATGGACCTGGGTGCAACCGTGTGTACGCGTGCCCGGCCACAATGCACGCGCTGTCCGTTGCATAAAGATTGTCTGGCCGCCCGTTACGATCTGCAGCCCCGAATCCCCGCCCCGCGCAAACGCAAGGCACGGCCGCAGCGCGAAGTAACGGTGATCGTGGCGAGCGACGATCAAGGCCGTATCCTGCTGGAAAAACGCCCGCCCAGCGGTATCTGGGGTGGGCTGTGGAGCCTGCCCGAGCAGGAAGCCGATCTGTCGATCGTCGCATTCTGTCGCCATCGCCTCGGCATCGAGATCGAGCCCGGCGCCCGCCTGTCGCCCATCGCTCATGCCTTCACCCATTTCGAATTGCTGATTCATCCACAGAAGGTGCAGGTGATCGGTTCAGCCCGTATCATGGATAGTTCGCTGCAATGGTACGCACGCGACCGGCTGCCGGGTCTGCCCGCACCGATGGCGCGCGTGCTCGACACACACCAACACGCATTCGCGCTATGA
- a CDS encoding oxidative damage protection protein, with the protein MSHTVHCVKLDKHAEGLPRPPLPGTLGQRIYDNVSMQAWQQWLVEQTRLINEYQLHLADPKAREFLAEQTEEYFFGSGETAETHYVPPKS; encoded by the coding sequence ATGAGTCACACCGTCCACTGCGTCAAGCTCGACAAGCACGCCGAAGGGCTGCCGCGCCCGCCGCTGCCCGGCACGCTGGGCCAGCGTATCTACGACAACGTCTCGATGCAGGCCTGGCAGCAGTGGCTGGTCGAACAGACCCGCCTGATCAACGAATATCAGCTGCACCTGGCCGATCCGAAGGCGCGGGAGTTCCTGGCCGAGCAGACCGAGGAATATTTCTTCGGCAGCGGCGAGACCGCGGAAACACACTACGTGCCGCCGAAAAGCTAG
- a CDS encoding CoA ester lyase: protein MRLRSLLYVPAHAERFVAKAHQRGADAIILDLEDAVAEPSKDLARRALAAAVPAVGRRGARVYVRVNTGERMIADTRAALAAGVQGVMVPKARGAASIDAFLAGAGAAWHSGLDLLAIVEDAAGLLDARAIAAHPAVSALCLGAEDFATDTGACPDMDVVRLPKLLVHYAAKAEGKQSLGLLQSIADYNDPETIVQAARQAARFGFDGASCIHPKVVAPLNAAFTPSKEAITRARRVLEAATRAADQGLGAFVLDGEFVDRPMIRRAQATIAKAGDD, encoded by the coding sequence ATGAGATTGCGTTCGCTGCTGTACGTGCCGGCTCACGCCGAGCGCTTCGTTGCCAAAGCCCATCAGCGCGGCGCCGACGCGATCATTCTGGATCTCGAGGATGCGGTTGCCGAGCCATCGAAGGATCTGGCCCGGCGCGCGCTCGCCGCGGCGGTGCCTGCCGTGGGTCGTCGAGGCGCGCGGGTCTATGTGCGCGTGAATACCGGCGAGCGAATGATCGCCGATACGCGGGCGGCCCTGGCGGCCGGCGTTCAGGGCGTCATGGTGCCGAAGGCGCGCGGCGCGGCTTCGATCGACGCCTTTCTGGCCGGCGCGGGCGCGGCCTGGCACAGCGGTCTGGATTTGCTTGCGATCGTGGAAGATGCCGCCGGCCTGCTCGACGCACGTGCGATCGCCGCACATCCGGCAGTCTCGGCCCTGTGCCTGGGGGCCGAGGATTTCGCGACCGACACCGGCGCATGTCCGGATATGGATGTCGTGCGGCTGCCGAAATTGCTCGTTCACTATGCGGCGAAGGCCGAGGGGAAACAGTCTCTGGGGCTGCTGCAGTCCATTGCGGATTACAACGACCCCGAGACGATCGTACAGGCAGCGCGACAGGCCGCGCGGTTCGGCTTCGACGGCGCCAGTTGTATCCATCCGAAGGTCGTTGCGCCCCTGAACGCGGCGTTTACGCCCTCCAAAGAGGCCATAACCCGGGCGCGCCGGGTGCTGGAAGCCGCCACGCGAGCCGCGGATCAGGGGCTTGGTGCCTTCGTTCTGGACGGCGAATTCGTGGATCGGCCGATGATCAGGCGTGCGCAGGCCACGATCGCCAAAGCAGGCGACGATTGA
- a CDS encoding sulfotransferase family 2 domain-containing protein has translation MIALIHIKKTAGKSLKHIMRCAFGVAHCDVKRWQPQDECFGAEDLRRLRRIHPGLVSIAGHSIRSHSDLQTAEPALRYYTFMRDPIKRCISEYQYSVHQGRCAPDSFAEWIQRPVFRNVQTRSLAGCDDAARAIRELDERIAFVGLMERFDESLAMMQPLLNLPRFTPLQRRVNAASDHRIRDAVLADPQAMAEVAAANEADSAVFEYVQRELYPRQQRLAGRTQVAVSAADRPRQFNARFFANGAYRYLVYKPAVSAYRLMAG, from the coding sequence ATGATCGCGCTGATCCATATCAAGAAGACTGCGGGCAAGAGCCTCAAGCACATCATGCGCTGTGCGTTCGGCGTCGCACACTGCGACGTCAAGCGATGGCAGCCGCAAGACGAATGCTTCGGTGCAGAGGATCTGCGCCGGCTGCGCCGCATTCATCCGGGGCTGGTCAGCATCGCCGGACACAGTATTCGCAGTCATTCGGACCTGCAGACGGCAGAGCCGGCGCTGCGCTATTACACCTTCATGCGTGATCCCATCAAGCGCTGTATTTCCGAATACCAGTATTCGGTCCACCAGGGGCGCTGCGCACCGGATTCGTTCGCCGAGTGGATCCAGCGGCCGGTGTTCCGCAACGTCCAGACCCGTAGCCTGGCCGGCTGCGACGACGCCGCTCGGGCGATACGCGAGCTCGACGAAAGGATCGCGTTCGTGGGCCTAATGGAGCGATTCGACGAGTCGCTGGCCATGATGCAACCGCTGTTGAATTTGCCGCGGTTCACGCCGCTGCAGCGGCGAGTCAATGCCGCATCCGATCATCGTATTCGAGATGCGGTGCTCGCCGATCCGCAGGCGATGGCCGAGGTGGCAGCGGCCAACGAGGCCGATAGCGCGGTGTTCGAGTATGTTCAGCGCGAGCTTTATCCGCGCCAGCAGCGACTCGCCGGGCGTACGCAGGTCGCCGTGTCCGCGGCCGACCGGCCGCGCCAGTTCAACGCCCGTTTCTTTGCCAATGGCGCTTACCGGTATCTGGTCTACAAGCCGGCGGTCTCGGCCTACCGGCTGATGGCCGGCTGA
- a CDS encoding tripartite tricarboxylate transporter substrate binding protein: protein MKKFTNRLLSTIAAAVLVIGATAGQAADWPGRKITIIVPYAAGGSADRVARNLAPYLEKELDTSIVIQNRPGASSQIGTMQFLARPADANTLLLNAQPYFSASIVLQGASYSVDDLEVLNVHNVGNISITVPADSPYQTFADLNDAIKANPGSVSMGTVRGGASHLLALLLRDKLGWDDRLVTYDSGAPVRTALLGGQIDSSTNGAVSDAAMKPKVRSLALSTSNGISAFSDAPYLNDVLAQYDVKVPEIGDVRFLAVKAGTKKAYPERYEKLLSAYQAVLANPDYQALLEKQGSAEETSYRGPEQSTKIVRDMDELMRSYKSSFGE, encoded by the coding sequence ATGAAGAAGTTCACGAACAGGCTGCTATCGACGATAGCGGCGGCGGTTCTGGTGATTGGCGCCACCGCCGGGCAGGCCGCGGACTGGCCGGGGCGCAAGATCACGATCATCGTGCCGTATGCAGCCGGCGGAAGCGCCGACCGCGTGGCACGCAATCTGGCCCCGTATCTGGAAAAAGAACTGGATACCTCGATCGTCATACAGAATCGGCCCGGCGCATCCAGCCAGATCGGAACCATGCAGTTTCTTGCTCGGCCGGCAGATGCGAACACGCTGCTGTTGAACGCCCAGCCATATTTCAGCGCGTCGATCGTGTTGCAAGGGGCGAGCTACAGCGTCGACGATCTTGAGGTGCTCAACGTACACAACGTGGGCAATATTTCGATTACGGTCCCAGCGGATTCGCCCTATCAGACGTTTGCCGATCTCAATGATGCGATCAAAGCCAATCCGGGCAGCGTATCGATGGGGACGGTACGCGGCGGGGCCTCGCATCTGCTGGCGCTGCTGCTCAGAGACAAGCTGGGCTGGGACGATCGTCTGGTCACCTACGACAGCGGCGCGCCGGTTCGTACGGCATTGCTCGGCGGCCAGATCGACAGTTCCACCAATGGCGCGGTATCCGATGCGGCCATGAAGCCGAAGGTGCGCTCGCTGGCGTTGTCGACCTCGAACGGCATCTCGGCGTTTTCCGACGCGCCGTATTTGAACGATGTGCTGGCCCAGTACGACGTAAAAGTGCCGGAGATCGGCGACGTGCGTTTCCTTGCGGTCAAGGCGGGCACGAAAAAAGCCTATCCCGAGCGCTACGAAAAGCTGCTCAGCGCCTATCAGGCCGTGCTCGCCAACCCGGACTACCAGGCGTTGCTCGAAAAACAGGGTTCGGCCGAGGAAACCTCGTATCGCGGACCTGAGCAGAGCACGAAGATCGTGCGCGACATGGACGAGCTGATGCGTTCTTACAAGTCCTCCTTCGGCGAGTAG
- a CDS encoding GNAT family N-acetyltransferase — translation MSELTTRRCRGDEIAAHVPALADLRISVFRDFPYLYNGDQAYEREYLATYVDAPASLAFLVYDDDVLVGATTALPMADEEPAFRVPLAQAGFAIDRLFYFGESLLLPGYRGRGLGHVFFDEREAWARAAGDFDHACFCSVQRPSDHALRPAGYQPLDAFWRRRGYTRRPDITTTYRWQDIDQPEETAKQLVFWVRQLAEG, via the coding sequence ATGAGCGAACTGACGACACGGCGGTGCCGGGGCGACGAGATCGCCGCACACGTGCCGGCTCTCGCGGATCTGCGGATCTCGGTGTTTCGGGATTTTCCCTATCTTTACAACGGCGATCAGGCCTACGAGCGGGAGTATCTGGCGACCTATGTCGATGCACCGGCGTCGTTGGCGTTTCTGGTCTACGACGACGACGTACTGGTCGGTGCGACCACTGCCTTGCCGATGGCCGACGAGGAGCCGGCTTTTCGAGTTCCTTTGGCGCAGGCCGGGTTTGCTATCGATCGGCTGTTCTATTTCGGGGAATCGCTGCTGTTGCCCGGCTATCGCGGGCGCGGCCTGGGGCATGTCTTTTTCGATGAGCGCGAGGCTTGGGCACGAGCTGCCGGCGACTTCGATCACGCCTGCTTCTGTTCTGTCCAGCGGCCGTCCGATCACGCGCTCCGCCCGGCCGGTTACCAGCCGCTGGACGCATTCTGGCGCCGGCGCGGCTACACGCGACGGCCGGACATCACGACCACCTACCGATGGCAGGATATCGACCAGCCGGAGGAAACCGCCAAACAGCTGGTGTTCTGGGTGCGGCAGCTGGCCGAAGGTTAG
- a CDS encoding tripartite tricarboxylate transporter permease, translated as MDTLIAAVTPLADVWIVAYMLIGLFLGVVFGAIPGLNAGIGIALMLPVTYGMDALSSLVFLTSIYTGGVFGGAITAILINAPGSPSAVATTLDGYPMAMNGQANEALGISLGASALGGFLGMIFLCIIIQPLASFALQFGPAETFLLVIFALTSIASLSAGSFMKGLVAGLFGLMLGTIGFTASGSMRFTFGSMYLIDGMPIIPALIGFLALSELLYKLELPDESLPKAGRLNFGRIFKGLLMAPRRLFTLVRSSVIGIFIGAIPGVGATVGSLISYETARRSSRTPEKFGQGEPDGVIAAEAANNASEGGAMATMLALGIPGGAATAILIGALTLQGIVPGPRLIYEHGDVIYGLLAAEMLEQILLIVVGFGVAALFLRVIYIPYSVLVPIVLTMCYIGAFSVRNAGFDAGLLVACGILGWLMKREGYPVVAVVIGLMLGKTADSELIRFFQLHGTDLSVFWTNPICIVLILATCASLAAPWFQGRRLKREQSESGEGL; from the coding sequence ATGGATACGCTGATCGCGGCGGTCACACCGCTGGCCGATGTCTGGATCGTGGCCTATATGCTGATCGGGTTGTTTCTCGGCGTGGTGTTCGGTGCCATCCCGGGTTTGAATGCCGGTATCGGCATCGCCCTCATGCTGCCAGTCACCTACGGCATGGATGCGCTGAGTTCGCTGGTGTTTCTGACTTCTATCTATACCGGCGGCGTGTTCGGTGGCGCGATCACGGCCATCCTGATCAACGCGCCGGGCTCGCCGTCGGCGGTCGCGACCACGCTCGATGGCTATCCGATGGCCATGAATGGACAGGCCAACGAAGCACTTGGTATTTCGCTGGGCGCTTCTGCGCTCGGCGGCTTTCTGGGCATGATCTTTCTATGCATCATCATCCAGCCGTTGGCCAGCTTCGCACTGCAGTTCGGCCCGGCCGAGACGTTCCTGCTGGTCATTTTCGCGTTGACCTCGATCGCGTCGCTATCGGCGGGCAGTTTCATGAAAGGGCTTGTCGCCGGGCTGTTCGGTCTGATGCTTGGCACGATCGGTTTCACGGCGTCGGGCTCGATGCGGTTTACCTTCGGGTCGATGTATCTGATCGACGGCATGCCGATCATTCCCGCGCTGATCGGGTTCCTGGCCTTGTCCGAGCTGCTCTACAAGCTGGAATTGCCGGATGAAAGTCTGCCCAAGGCCGGGCGGCTCAATTTTGGCCGGATATTCAAGGGTTTGTTGATGGCGCCACGGCGCCTGTTCACGCTGGTCCGTTCGTCGGTCATCGGCATATTCATCGGCGCGATACCCGGCGTTGGCGCGACGGTGGGCAGCCTTATTTCCTATGAAACGGCGCGTCGGAGCAGCCGCACGCCGGAGAAGTTCGGTCAGGGCGAACCGGACGGCGTGATCGCCGCCGAGGCGGCGAACAATGCCTCAGAGGGCGGGGCTATGGCGACGATGCTGGCCCTGGGCATTCCGGGCGGGGCGGCCACGGCCATACTGATCGGCGCATTGACGTTGCAGGGCATCGTGCCTGGTCCACGTCTGATTTATGAGCATGGCGATGTGATCTACGGCCTGCTCGCTGCCGAGATGTTGGAACAGATTCTGCTGATCGTTGTGGGTTTCGGCGTTGCCGCGCTGTTCCTGCGCGTGATCTATATCCCTTACTCGGTTCTCGTGCCGATCGTTTTGACCATGTGCTATATCGGTGCGTTCTCCGTGCGCAACGCCGGCTTTGACGCCGGATTGCTGGTGGCCTGCGGCATTCTCGGCTGGCTGATGAAGCGCGAGGGTTATCCGGTCGTCGCCGTAGTGATCGGCCTCATGCTGGGCAAGACCGCGGATTCAGAATTGATCCGTTTTTTCCAGTTGCACGGAACCGATCTATCGGTTTTCTGGACCAATCCGATCTGTATCGTTCTGATACTGGCAACCTGCGCGAGCCTGGCCGCGCCGTGGTTTCAGGGGCGGCGGCTCAAACGCGAGCAATCCGAATCCGGCGAGGGTCTCTGA
- a CDS encoding SRPBCC family protein: protein MSALAILGGSMASPLARAMQIERMDVERNGDRFTVRAAMVLKVAEPSAFAAATDYERLPEYNPSILSSRRLGDDRLRSDMRLCAAWFCKTVRQTLTVTEQPPTAIDMQVVPGSGDLKQGSAHWRFLPAGEGHTRLAFEADIQPAFWVPPLVGGYLVARELRRQAEITGRAIERLAADMDAHRPGQAPN, encoded by the coding sequence ATGTCGGCGCTCGCGATACTCGGCGGATCGATGGCCAGCCCGCTGGCCCGTGCGATGCAGATCGAGCGCATGGACGTTGAGCGCAACGGCGATCGGTTCACCGTACGGGCTGCGATGGTGCTCAAAGTGGCCGAGCCGTCGGCATTCGCGGCGGCCACGGATTACGAGCGGCTGCCTGAGTACAATCCGTCGATTCTATCCAGCCGCCGATTGGGCGACGATCGCCTGCGCTCGGATATGCGTCTGTGCGCGGCATGGTTCTGCAAGACGGTGCGCCAGACTCTGACCGTGACCGAACAGCCACCTACGGCTATCGACATGCAGGTGGTGCCCGGCTCCGGGGATCTGAAGCAGGGCAGCGCGCACTGGCGTTTCCTGCCGGCCGGCGAGGGGCATACCCGGCTCGCGTTCGAGGCCGATATCCAGCCGGCGTTCTGGGTGCCGCCACTGGTCGGCGGCTACCTGGTCGCGCGTGAGCTCCGCCGCCAGGCCGAAATCACCGGACGCGCTATCGAGCGCCTGGCCGCCGACATGGACGCCCATCGGCCCGGGCAGGCCCCGAATTGA
- a CDS encoding amidohydrolase family protein, translating to MNNACDSHVHVLDPAFATVDGQGVPTGMTASDYEAVQPVLGTDRVVIVQAKNYGTDNRCLVDALARFSPRARGVAVVDRRIGDDELVRLHKAGVRGVRFSLWNPTNAVVDAVDLMPVAERIAPLGWHLQLHMSADQLVAHRAELARLPCDLVIDHMARLPSGRGCLTHPAFDLVRGLANDGHAWVKLSGPYLNRRPGAAGFDDARAVARAWVEAIANRLVWGSDWPHVTEGAEAPAPETIAATLHDWCAGDPRLIETIAVHTPAALYGFGTPA from the coding sequence ATGAACAACGCCTGCGACAGCCATGTTCACGTGCTGGATCCGGCTTTTGCCACGGTCGATGGCCAGGGTGTGCCGACGGGCATGACGGCGTCCGATTATGAGGCGGTTCAGCCGGTACTCGGCACCGACCGGGTGGTGATCGTACAGGCAAAGAACTACGGCACCGACAACCGGTGCCTGGTCGATGCGCTGGCGCGTTTTTCGCCGCGGGCGCGTGGCGTCGCGGTCGTCGACCGCCGTATCGGGGACGACGAGTTGGTGCGTTTACACAAAGCCGGCGTGCGCGGGGTGCGGTTTTCGCTATGGAATCCGACGAACGCCGTGGTCGACGCGGTCGATCTGATGCCCGTGGCCGAGCGCATCGCGCCGCTGGGCTGGCATCTGCAGCTGCATATGTCGGCCGACCAACTCGTGGCCCATCGGGCCGAGCTTGCGCGTCTTCCCTGCGATCTCGTGATCGATCATATGGCGCGCCTGCCCTCGGGCCGGGGTTGTCTTACCCATCCCGCGTTCGATCTGGTTCGCGGGCTGGCAAACGATGGGCATGCCTGGGTCAAGCTGTCCGGCCCGTATCTGAATCGGCGACCGGGCGCGGCCGGTTTCGACGATGCGCGTGCTGTTGCGCGTGCCTGGGTCGAGGCCATTGCGAACCGGCTCGTCTGGGGCAGCGACTGGCCGCATGTCACCGAAGGCGCCGAGGCGCCGGCGCCGGAGACGATTGCGGCAACCCTGCACGACTGGTGCGCCGGCGATCCGCGCCTGATCGAAACCATCGCGGTTCATACCCCGGCCGCCCTCTATGGATTTGGAACACCGGCCTGA